From a region of the Sesamum indicum cultivar Zhongzhi No. 13 linkage group LG3, S_indicum_v1.0, whole genome shotgun sequence genome:
- the LOC105157732 gene encoding protein WHI4, with protein sequence MAHPPPYEPYYLAPPPPDYGYSANDRNGINTLFVSGLPDDVKAREIHNLFRRRPGFESCQLKYTGRGNQVVAFATFVNHQSAMAALHSLNGVKFDPQTGSTLHIELARSNSRRKHKPGSGPYVVIDKRTKADNDAKESSSDDGDSDYDEPAGHHDAGNQDDSAADRSTDQTTNCNDGFTQENEQAEKRTDGACSTLFIANLGPNCTEEELKQVLSQYQGFNSLKVRARGGMPVAFADFERVEQATETMNALQGSTLPSSDRGGMHIEYARSKMRKP encoded by the exons ATGGCTCATCCGCCGCCGTACGAGCCCTATTACCTGGCTCCGCCTCCTCCGGACTACGGTTACTCCGCCAACGATAGAAACGGAATCAACACGTTGTTCGTCTCTGGTCTCCCCGACGACGTGAAGGCGCGTGAGATTCATAATCTCTTTCGCCGTCGTCCCGGCTTTGAGTCCTGCCAACTCAAATACACCGGCCGTGGCAATCAG GTTGTGGCATTTGCGACCTTTGTGAATCACCAATCAGCAATGGCCGCCCTGCACTCTCTCAAT GGGGTTAAATTTGATCCTCAAACTGGTTCCACGTTGCACATCGAGCTGGCAAGatcaaattcaagaagaaaacataaacCAG GAAGTGGTCCATATGTTGTAATtgataaaagaacaaaagcaGATAATGATGCTAAGGAATCCTCAAGTGATGATG GAGATAGTGATTATGATGAGCCCGCTGGGCATCATGATGCTGGGAACCAAGATGATTCAGCAGCCGACAGGAG TACCGATCAAACAACAAATTGTAATGATGGCTTTACTCAGGAGAAT GAGCAAGCAGAAAAGAGGACAGATGGTGCATGCTCTACCTTGTTTATTGCTAATCTAGGTCCGAACTGTACTGAAGAGGAACTGAAGCAAGTTCTTTCTCA ATACCAAGGTTTTAACAGCCTCAAGGTTCGTGCCAGAGGTGGAATGCCTGTTGCTTTTGCTGATTTTGAG AGAGTTGAACAAGCAACTGAGACAATGAATGCACTTCAAGGAAGCACATTACCATCGTCCGACCGGGGTGGCATGCATATAGA ATACGCAAGGTCAAAAATGAGGAAGCCTTGA